A portion of the Lolium rigidum isolate FL_2022 chromosome 1, APGP_CSIRO_Lrig_0.1, whole genome shotgun sequence genome contains these proteins:
- the LOC124685181 gene encoding 60S ribosomal protein L35a-1-like → MVKGRTGQRVRLYVRGTILGFKRSKSNQYENTSLVQIEGVNTKEDVAWYAGKRLAYVYKAKTKSNGTHYRCLWGKVIRPHGNSGVVRAQFKSNLPAESMGRKVRVFMYPSSI, encoded by the exons ATGGTGAAGGGACGCACCGGCCAGCGCGTCAGGCTCTACGTCCGGGGCACCATCCTCGGGTTCAAGAG GTCCAAGTCGAACCAGTACGAGAACACGTCGCTGGTGCAGATAGAGGGGGTCAACACCAAGGAGGACGTCGCGTGGTACGCCGGGAAGCGCCTGGCCTACGTCTACAAGGCCAAGACCAAGAGCAACGGCACCCACTACCGCTGCCTCTGGGGCAAGGTCATCCGCCCGCACGGAAACTCCGGCGTCGTCCGCGCCCAGTTCAAGTCCAACCTCCCCGCCGAGTCCATG GGGCGCAAGGTCAGGGTGTTCATGTACCCGAGCAGTATCTAA